The genomic stretch GCGGACATCGGCATCGACCCCGGCACCATCACCCTCGAGTTCATCTGGTTCATCCACATCTTCGCGGGCATCGCCTTCGTGGGGGCCTGGGGCCTGGGCGCACTGCACAGCACCGCGCGCGAGGCGGCGCAGACCTCGCTCGAGCGGACGCTCAAGGAGTTGCGGGAGAGCGAGAGCAAACTCAACAGCGTCATCGAGAGCACCGACGATCTCGTGCTCTCGCTGGACCGTGAGGGACGCCTGATCACCGTGAACGCGGGCGCCAAGCGCGTCTACCTCGAGCGCGCTGGCATCGTGCTCGAGCCGGGACAGCTGCTCTTCCATCATGACAAACCAGAGGAGCGCAAGGCCTGGGAGGCACGCCTCGCCCAGGTGCTCCAAGGCCAGCGCCTGCGCCTGGAGCAGATGTATGAGGAGGGAGGTCCCCGCCTCGTATTGGACGTCAGCATGCATCCCATTACCGGCGAAGACGGCCGGGTGGTGGGGGTGACACTCTTCAGCCGCGACGTCACCGCCCGCCGGGAAGCCGAAGCCCGGCTGGGGGAGATGCACCGCACCCTGGTGGACGTCTCGCGGCAGGCGGGCATGGCCGAGGTCGCCACGGGTGTGCTCCACAACGTGGGCAACACCCTCAACAGCGTCAACATCTCCACCAACCTCGTCACCGACCGGCTCCGCCAATCACGCGTCTCGGGCCTGGCCAGGGCCGCCCAGCTGCTGCGTGAGCACACCACGGACATGGCCTCATTCCTCACCGCGGATCCCCAGGGCCAGAAGCTGCCGGCCTATCTCATCGCCGTGTCCGACCAGCTCCAGGAAGAGCGGGATGCCCTGCTCCAGGAGATGCGCTCGCTGGGCGAGAGTGTCGAGCACATCAAATCCATCGTCAGCATGCAGCAGAAGCACGCGAGGGCCGCGGGGGCCGTGGAGCAGGTGGTGGTGCCGCAGCTCATCGACGAGGCGCTGCGCCTGCACGCCGTCTCCTTCGAGCGCCTGGGCATCCGCATCGAGCGCGAATACGCCAAGGTGCCTCCCGTCTACGTCGACCGGCACAAGCTGCTGCAAATCCTCATCAACCTGCTGAGCAACGCGAAGCAAGCGCTGGTGGACAGCCCGCAACAAGACAAGCGGCTGGGAATCCACGTGAGGCGAGCGCCCGAGGAAGGCTTTCTGCTCATCGAGGTGGTGGACAATGGCGTTGGCATCGCGCCGGAGAACCTGGCGCGGATGTTCACCCAGGGCTTCACCACCAAGAAAACGGGACACGGCTTCGGCCTGCACATCAGCGCCCTGGCCGCCGCCGAACTGGAGGGACGGCTGACCTGCTCCAGCCCTGGCCCCGAGCAGGGCGCCACCTTCACGCTCGAGTTGCCGATCGGCGTTGGGGAGCAGTAGCCGGGCGCACGGGAGGGGGGCGGACAGCGGGTGTTTCATAGCACCGCCCCCGGGCGTCTCCAGGGCCCTTGACGCACCTCGCTCATCGCACTCGCAACGCTCGTCACATGGGCAATCGCTGTTGAAGGTACACGCGCTCCGCGAGCCTCCGTCCTCCTGCGTGCTAGCTACCACCAGCGTCGGCCCCGGCATCCGGCCTGGAAGACCCTCCCCCGCAGCCCGCGAGCACCACGACTCCCACCACCACAAGAGTGAGCGGCGGCCCTACGCGCTCCCGAAGATCGCGGACGAGACGCGCTTCAGCAGCCCTTCGCGACGAGCGCGGTGATCTGCTCGAGAATCGCTGGGCGCCCCTCCACGAGCGGCTTCAGGTGCGCAGCGGAGATCTCGATCACCGTGGCGGAATCCGTCGCACGCACGGTGGCGGTGCGCGGCTCGCCGGAGAGGAACGCAATCTCGCCCACGACCGCACCGGGTGAGAGCTCGGCGAGGACGCGCTCCTTCCCGTCCTGCTTCGCGATGACCTCGAGGCCGCCCTCCTGCAGGAGGAAGAGCGAGGATCCTTTGTTCCCCTGCACGATGATCCGCTCGTGCGGCCCGAGCACGATGGGCCGCGCACTGCTGGCGAGTGCGGCCACCTCGTCGGTCGTGAGGACCTCGAAGACGCCGACCTGCTCCATCGCCGACGCGATGCTCTCGACCGGGAGCCGTTCCTCGCGCACCTCCCGGTCGCACACCTCGAGGGTGCCTTCGTAACCGTCGCGGTTCTGCAGGCGGCCAAGCCGTTTCGTGTTCCCGGCCAGGTACGTCTCCACCAGGCTGACGGAGGTCGGGATGCTCTCGGAGCCCGTGTAAAGTATAGGACGGATAGGAGCCCTGTAGAGAGGTGGCGGCCAGGAGGGGAGGTGGCGAGGAGGGCCGCGGACGAGGGCCCGCCCGAGCAGTGAGCCAGGCGGGAGGAGAAGCCGCGTTGCCCCTTGGGGTACACGCCGGCCCAGGCCGCCCTCCCATGAGGTGCGCGGCAGGGGCCTGGCGCTGTTGGCGCTGGCGGCTTGAGCTTCAACACCACGAGGCGTGGAGGGGCCCGTGCGCCGGGGCCAGCCTCGCACCTGCCGTGGGCAGGCCCAGGTGCTCCACAATCGCTCGCACCCCTCCCGCCTCGTTCACGTACGCCAGCACTCGCTGCCTGCCTCCACACCTCACGCAGGCGAACACGTCGATCATCAGGACGCAAACGACAAAAACGACCGGAGAGGGGCACGGCATGCTCGATGGTGACGTCCTCCCCCAGCACGATGA from Archangium lipolyticum encodes the following:
- a CDS encoding cyclic nucleotide-binding domain-containing protein gives rise to the protein METYLAGNTKRLGRLQNRDGYEGTLEVCDREVREERLPVESIASAMEQVGVFEVLTTDEVAALASSARPIVLGPHERIIVQGNKGSSLFLLQEGGLEVIAKQDGKERVLAELSPGAVVGEIAFLSGEPRTATVRATDSATVIEISAAHLKPLVEGRPAILEQITALVAKGC
- a CDS encoding ATP-binding protein, which encodes MARLDSLLSESLRNATPTDLVRHRLMVGAACILLLINSLFLLWSIAQSDLPHGVMAIVAGLGYLVTLLLAHRTTTSTPPAMLLLVTMSIGLVGSSFMDKNPVGGAHAINMMLPALAVYLVGPRMGLSITLLLFAALGFAHPFYRADIGIDPGTITLEFIWFIHIFAGIAFVGAWGLGALHSTAREAAQTSLERTLKELRESESKLNSVIESTDDLVLSLDREGRLITVNAGAKRVYLERAGIVLEPGQLLFHHDKPEERKAWEARLAQVLQGQRLRLEQMYEEGGPRLVLDVSMHPITGEDGRVVGVTLFSRDVTARREAEARLGEMHRTLVDVSRQAGMAEVATGVLHNVGNTLNSVNISTNLVTDRLRQSRVSGLARAAQLLREHTTDMASFLTADPQGQKLPAYLIAVSDQLQEERDALLQEMRSLGESVEHIKSIVSMQQKHARAAGAVEQVVVPQLIDEALRLHAVSFERLGIRIEREYAKVPPVYVDRHKLLQILINLLSNAKQALVDSPQQDKRLGIHVRRAPEEGFLLIEVVDNGVGIAPENLARMFTQGFTTKKTGHGFGLHISALAAAELEGRLTCSSPGPEQGATFTLELPIGVGEQ